In Helianthus annuus cultivar XRQ/B chromosome 8, HanXRQr2.0-SUNRISE, whole genome shotgun sequence, a single genomic region encodes these proteins:
- the LOC110871273 gene encoding crocetin glucosyltransferase, chloroplastic, which translates to MPVGRKILIVSYAGAGHINPSLTFADRLRKMGVDVTISTSFFVLKNIKDKETTPHGLTFAPFSDGHDNGIQPTTTLQQFISDFATNGARSVGETITSAVAAGQPFDHLVYTSGIPWAAKVAQAHKLKSSLLWCQPATVLNIHYYYFNGYENLIADNMNNASFPIELPGLPSLTTADLPSFYSPSRPKEHDFLMQVLEDHVDALKTAPRVLVTSFNELEIESITASEQLEFLPIGPLIRSDGKENDECIRWLDTKLEASVVYVAFGSQAILSMEQVEEIAIGLVTSSRPFLWVIRDSEQARRVSKTAQLQTQGMIVEWCSQVAVLNHRSIGCFVTHGGWNSTIEALVAGVPTVVFPQWADQPTNAKMIEDVWKTGVRVTRRGDGVVDGKEIDRCLQKVMTGDDGGEMRRNARKWRDLATEALENGGSSTVNLQAFVNDV; encoded by the coding sequence ATGCCAGTCGGCCGGAAAATCCTGATTGTTTCCTACGCGGGCGCCGGCCATATCAACCCGTCCCTCACATTCGCGGACCGCCTGCGTAAAATGGGTGTGGATGTCACCATTTCCACAAGCTTTTTTGTCCTAAAAAACATCAAAGATAAAGAAACCACCCCTCATGGCCTAACCTTTGCACCATTCTCTGATGGCCATGACAATGGCATACAACCAACCACCACCCTGCAGCAGTTCATCTCCGACTTCGCTACAAACGGTGCACGTTCCGTTGGAGAAACCATCACCTCCGCGGTGGCTGCAGGTCAACCGTTTGACCACTTGGTATACACAAGTGGCATACCTTGGGCCGCAAAAGTGGCCCAAGCCCACAAACTCAAGTCCAGTCTCCTTTGGTGCCAACCAGCCACTGTTTTGAATATTCATTATTACTACTTCAACGGCTACGAAAACTTGATAGCCGATAACATGAATAACGCATCTTTTCCGATCGAGTTACCCGGACTGCCATCACTAACTACGGCTGATCTGCCTTCGTTTTACTCGCCGTCTAGACCGAAGGAACACGACTTTTTGATGCAAGTTTTGGAAGATCATGTTGATGCACTTAAAACTGCCCCACGAGTGCTCGTAACAAGTTTTAACGAGCTAGAAATCGAATCCATCACAGCAAGCGAGCAACTTGAGTTCCTTCCGATTGGACCCTTGATCCGATCGGATGGAAAAGAAAACGACGAATGCATACGATGGTTGGACACAAAATTGGAAGCATCAGTCGTGTACGTTGCATTTGGATCGCAGGCGATTTTATCGATGGAACAAGTGGAGGAGATAGCAATCGGGTTGGTAACTAGCAGCCGGCCATTTCTATGGGTGATACGCGATAGCGAGCAAGCACGAAGAGTAAGCAAAACCGCGCAACTGCAAACACAGGGGATGATCGTTGAGTGGTGTTCTCAAGTTGCCGTGTTGAACCACCGATCAATTGGGTGTTTCGTGACGCATGGTGGGTGGAATTCCACGATAGAGGCGTTAGTGGCCGGTGTTCCGACGGTGGTGTTTCCACAATGGGCGGATCAGCCAACGAACGCGAAGATGATTGAAGATGTATGGAAAACAGGGGTGAGGGTGACGAGGCGGGGGGACGGGGTGGTGGACGGGAAGGAGATTGATAGGTGTTTGCAAAAGGTGATGACCGGAGATGACGGTGGTGAGATGAGGAGAAACGCACGTAAATGGCGGGATTTGGCAACCGAAGCTCTCGAAAACGGCGGATCCTCCACCGTTAACCTGCAAGCTTTCGTGAATGATGTTTGA
- the LOC110873278 gene encoding uncharacterized protein LOC110873278 isoform X2: MGLFHRKPNRNPNSVPLFGVLLVLLLLLTTIFLFEVDNLSTQTKTIIGYNLQPTPWHEFPAKQFNNETKIARASKIIQCSYLSCGMMSHNDKVPFTGNSDKCPGFFKWIHHDLEPWSETRISYDHLMEVKKFASFRVVIIGGKLYVEYYYDCVQSRAMFTIWGLLQLLKRSEINIGPWEEEFRSIKEGSQKQSWSKKYPYAYWKGNPDVDSPIREALLQCNDTTQWGALIMRQNWTQEIQHGFKQSKLSAQCNHRYKIYAEGYAWSVSLKYILSCGCVPLIINPKYDDFFSRGLFPKKDYLPISPENICPSIKTAVKWGIARTSSPSRSNRKISAGFYGDR; encoded by the exons ATGGGCTTGTTTCACCGCAAACCCAATCGAAACCCTAATTCCGTCCCTCTTTTCGGCGTTCTCCtcgttcttcttcttcttctcaccACCATCTTCCTCTTCGAG GTGGACAACTTATCAACACAGACCAAAACCATCATTGGGTACAACTTGCAACCAACACCTTGGCATGAGTTTCCCGCCAAACAATTCAATAACGAAACAAAGATTGCCAGAGCTTCAAAGATCATACAATGCTCTTATTTATCATGTGGTATGATGTCTCACAATGATAAAGTTCCGTTCACTGGTAATTCAGACAAGTGTCCAGGTTTTTTCAAATGGATACATCATGATCTCGAGCCATGGTCCGAAACCCGCATTTCGTATGACCATTTGATGGAGGTTAAGAAGTTTGCTTCTTTTCGGGTTGTGATTATTGGTGGGAAGTTGTATGTGGAGTATTATTACGATTGTGTGCAGAGTCGAGCGATGTTTACGATATGGGGGCTTTTGCAGCTGCTTAAGAG GTCAGAAATTAATATTGGACCGTGGGAAGAAGAATTTCGAAGCATTAAAGAAGGTTCACAGAAACAAAGTTGGAGTAAAAAGTATCCGTATGCGTATTGGAAAGGAAACCCGGATGTTGATTCTCCAATTAGAGAAGCACTGCTTCAGTGTAATGATACGACACAATGGGGTGCGTTAATCATGCGTCAG AATTGGACACAGGAAATACAACACGGGTTTAAGCAGTCAAAACTATCAGCCCAATGCAATCACCG GTATAAAATATACGCGGAGGGGTATGCATGGTCTGTAAGCTTAAAATATATCCTGTCATGTGGTTGTGTTCCGCTTATCATAAACCCAAAATACGACGATTTCTTCAGCCGGGGCCTTTTCCCCAAGAAAGATTACTTACCGATCTCTCCCGAAAACATATGTCCATCCATTAAAACCGCAGTCAAGTGGGGAATCGCACGCACATCCAGCCCAA GCAGAAGCAATAGGAAAATCAGTGCAGGATTTTATGGAGATCGATAG
- the LOC110873276 gene encoding SMR domain-containing protein At5g58720 isoform X1 translates to MKQSKKKKRPRPGPKPHVSKPNQSTGSQNPNSDPIDDPGHDQIRVLNSLTQNPNSDPIDDPGHDQVRILNSLTDSIASVSLNSTDTGSGSGSSVNREEDGIEMFGSLTETCSSSSGSSGLSNCDEYNRAGRGKVNKGSKVVAATGMVSSVLGKDYVFGKRGVSKLKGLSGDGGGVSYDDAEQFLCSMLGDDCELGMSLVKDVLCQTAYDVEKALDILLELTGSPSSELSDTGSHQNLNVESKDTRSPLKSSASLTYRTSDLASSSETDLNVGFDRRNYFDVLAGCGPQPPSGTKNTSELTHEVLESLFNAPKSSKHEPGSMNWRNVVKKMESLGQGLDYSPEDTVKKQHIPAKGDDYQDYRTTASQHWDSMKSYYHKAATAYANGKREYAAYLSDQGRIYNEKARQADERASQDIFNSRNKDIENVITIDLHGQHVKQGMKLLKLHLLFGAYVRSVRLFRVITGCGSHGLGKSKIKQTVVNLLEAENIEWKEENRGTLLIKLNGQREFSFLDSGSDSD, encoded by the exons ATGAAGCAATCCAAGAAGAAGAAAAGACCTAGACCTGGACCTAAACCCCATGTTTCCAAACCCAATCAATCAACCGgatctcaaaaccctaattccgACCCGATTGATGATCCGGGTCATGatcaaattagggttttgaacAGTTTAACCCAAAACCCTAATTCTGACCCGATTGATGATCCGGGTCATGATCAAGTTAGGATTTTGAACAGTTTAACCGATTCAATTGCTTCGGTTTCTCTAAACTCAACCGATACaggttcgggttcgggttcaaGTGTTAATAGGGAAGAGGATGGTATAGAAATGTTTGGGAGTTTGACGGAGACCTGTTCGAGCTCGAGTGGGAGCTCGGGTTTGTCGAATTGTGACGAGTATAATCGGGCGGGTAGGGGGAAGGTTAATAAGGGGAGTAAAGTGGTTGCTGCAACTGGAATGGTGTCTAGTGTGTTGGGGAAGGATTATGTGTTTGGGAAAAGAGGGGTTAGTAAGTTGAAGGGGTTGTCGGGTGATGGCGGCGGTGTGAGTTATGATGATGCGGAGCAGTTTTTGTGTTCGATGCTCGGTGATGATTGTGAATTGGGCATGAGCTTGGTTAAAGATGTGCTTT GTCAAACTGCTTATGATGTTGAAAAG GCTTTGGACATACTGCTTGAGTTAACTGGTTCACCCTCATCCGAGCTCTCCGATACCGGTTCGCATCAAAACTTAAACGTAGAAAGTAAAGATACTAGGTCTCCTCTAAAATCAAGTGCTAGT TTGACCTATAGGACATCTGATTTGGCTTCCTCTTCCGAGACTGATCTCAACGTGGGCTTTGACCGCAG GAATTACTTCGATGTTCTTGCTGGTTGTGGGCCCCAACCGCCATCCGGCACCAAAAACACATCCGAACTGACTCACGAAGTGTTGGAATCTCTTTTCAACGCACCGAAAAGTTCGAAACACGAACCGGGAAGCATGAACTGGAGGAACGTAGTAAAAAAGATGGAATCACTCGGCCAGGGCCTCGATTATTCTCCTGAAGATACTGTAAAAAAACAGCATATTCCCG CTAAAGGAGACGATTATCAGGACTATAGAACTACGGCAAGTCAGCACTGGGATTCGATGAAGTCCTATTATCACAAG GCTGCAACTGCGTATGCAAATGGAAAACGTGAATATGCTGCATATCTCTCTGATCAG GGAAGGATATATAATGAAAAGGCTCGGCAAGCGGATGAAAGGGCAAGCCAGGATATATTCAATTCAAG GAACAAAGACATTGAAAATGTGATAACAATCGATCTACACGGACAACATGTGAAACAAGGAATGAAGCTTTTAAAACTTCACCTTTTATTCGGTGCATATGTTCGAT CTGTGCGGCTCTTCAGAGTTATCACAGGATGTGGGAGTCATGGTCTTGGAAAGTCAAAGATTAAACAGACG GTTGTGAATCTGTTAGAAGCCGAAAACATTGAATGGAAAGAAGAAAATAGAGGAACTTTGTTAATCAAACTAAATGGGCAGAGAGAGTTCAGCTTCTTGGACTCTGGTAGCGACAGCGACTAA
- the LOC110873276 gene encoding SMR domain-containing protein At5g58720 isoform X2, producing MKQSKKKKRPRPGPKPHVSKPNQSTGSQNPNSDPIDDPGHDQIRVLNSLTQNPNSDPIDDPGHDQVRILNSLTDSIASVSLNSTDTGSGSGSSVNREEDGIEMFGSLTETCSSSSGSSGLSNCDEYNRAGRGKVNKGSKVVAATGMVSSVLGKDYVFGKRGVSKLKGLSGDGGGVSYDDAEQFLCSMLGDDCELGMSLVKDVLCQTAYDVEKALDILLELTGSPSSELSDTGSHQNLNVESKDTRSPLKSSASLTYRTSDLASSSETDLNVGFDRRNYFDVLAGCGPQPPSGTKNTSELTHEVLESLFNAPKSSKHEPGSMNWRNVVKKMESLGQGLDYSPEDTVKKQHIPAKGDDYQDYRTTASQHWDSMKSYYHKAATAYANGKREYAAYLSDQVPKAEARTSRTCGVATYQH from the exons ATGAAGCAATCCAAGAAGAAGAAAAGACCTAGACCTGGACCTAAACCCCATGTTTCCAAACCCAATCAATCAACCGgatctcaaaaccctaattccgACCCGATTGATGATCCGGGTCATGatcaaattagggttttgaacAGTTTAACCCAAAACCCTAATTCTGACCCGATTGATGATCCGGGTCATGATCAAGTTAGGATTTTGAACAGTTTAACCGATTCAATTGCTTCGGTTTCTCTAAACTCAACCGATACaggttcgggttcgggttcaaGTGTTAATAGGGAAGAGGATGGTATAGAAATGTTTGGGAGTTTGACGGAGACCTGTTCGAGCTCGAGTGGGAGCTCGGGTTTGTCGAATTGTGACGAGTATAATCGGGCGGGTAGGGGGAAGGTTAATAAGGGGAGTAAAGTGGTTGCTGCAACTGGAATGGTGTCTAGTGTGTTGGGGAAGGATTATGTGTTTGGGAAAAGAGGGGTTAGTAAGTTGAAGGGGTTGTCGGGTGATGGCGGCGGTGTGAGTTATGATGATGCGGAGCAGTTTTTGTGTTCGATGCTCGGTGATGATTGTGAATTGGGCATGAGCTTGGTTAAAGATGTGCTTT GTCAAACTGCTTATGATGTTGAAAAG GCTTTGGACATACTGCTTGAGTTAACTGGTTCACCCTCATCCGAGCTCTCCGATACCGGTTCGCATCAAAACTTAAACGTAGAAAGTAAAGATACTAGGTCTCCTCTAAAATCAAGTGCTAGT TTGACCTATAGGACATCTGATTTGGCTTCCTCTTCCGAGACTGATCTCAACGTGGGCTTTGACCGCAG GAATTACTTCGATGTTCTTGCTGGTTGTGGGCCCCAACCGCCATCCGGCACCAAAAACACATCCGAACTGACTCACGAAGTGTTGGAATCTCTTTTCAACGCACCGAAAAGTTCGAAACACGAACCGGGAAGCATGAACTGGAGGAACGTAGTAAAAAAGATGGAATCACTCGGCCAGGGCCTCGATTATTCTCCTGAAGATACTGTAAAAAAACAGCATATTCCCG CTAAAGGAGACGATTATCAGGACTATAGAACTACGGCAAGTCAGCACTGGGATTCGATGAAGTCCTATTATCACAAG GCTGCAACTGCGTATGCAAATGGAAAACGTGAATATGCTGCATATCTCTCTGATCAG GTCCCAAAAGCCGAGGCGCGAACTTCACGTACTTGTGGCGTTGCTACATATCAGCATTGA
- the LOC110873278 gene encoding O-glucosyltransferase rumi homolog isoform X1, producing MGLFHRKPNRNPNSVPLFGVLLVLLLLLTTIFLFEVDNLSTQTKTIIGYNLQPTPWHEFPAKQFNNETKIARASKIIQCSYLSCGMMSHNDKVPFTGNSDKCPGFFKWIHHDLEPWSETRISYDHLMEVKKFASFRVVIIGGKLYVEYYYDCVQSRAMFTIWGLLQLLKRYPGRIPDVDLMFDCMDNPIIERKASVKPMPIFRYCTTPNHYDIPFPDWSFWGWSEINIGPWEEEFRSIKEGSQKQSWSKKYPYAYWKGNPDVDSPIREALLQCNDTTQWGALIMRQNWTQEIQHGFKQSKLSAQCNHRYKIYAEGYAWSVSLKYILSCGCVPLIINPKYDDFFSRGLFPKKDYLPISPENICPSIKTAVKWGIARTSSPSRSNRKISAGFYGDR from the exons ATGGGCTTGTTTCACCGCAAACCCAATCGAAACCCTAATTCCGTCCCTCTTTTCGGCGTTCTCCtcgttcttcttcttcttctcaccACCATCTTCCTCTTCGAG GTGGACAACTTATCAACACAGACCAAAACCATCATTGGGTACAACTTGCAACCAACACCTTGGCATGAGTTTCCCGCCAAACAATTCAATAACGAAACAAAGATTGCCAGAGCTTCAAAGATCATACAATGCTCTTATTTATCATGTGGTATGATGTCTCACAATGATAAAGTTCCGTTCACTGGTAATTCAGACAAGTGTCCAGGTTTTTTCAAATGGATACATCATGATCTCGAGCCATGGTCCGAAACCCGCATTTCGTATGACCATTTGATGGAGGTTAAGAAGTTTGCTTCTTTTCGGGTTGTGATTATTGGTGGGAAGTTGTATGTGGAGTATTATTACGATTGTGTGCAGAGTCGAGCGATGTTTACGATATGGGGGCTTTTGCAGCTGCTTAAGAGGTACCCTGGGAGAATCCCGGATGTTGACTTGATGTTTGATTGCATGGATAATCCTATAATCGAAAGGAAGGCGTCGGTTAAACCCATGCCTATTTTTCGATATTGTACCACGCCTAATCACTATGATATTCCGTTCCCGGACTGGTCTTTTTGGGGCTG GTCAGAAATTAATATTGGACCGTGGGAAGAAGAATTTCGAAGCATTAAAGAAGGTTCACAGAAACAAAGTTGGAGTAAAAAGTATCCGTATGCGTATTGGAAAGGAAACCCGGATGTTGATTCTCCAATTAGAGAAGCACTGCTTCAGTGTAATGATACGACACAATGGGGTGCGTTAATCATGCGTCAG AATTGGACACAGGAAATACAACACGGGTTTAAGCAGTCAAAACTATCAGCCCAATGCAATCACCG GTATAAAATATACGCGGAGGGGTATGCATGGTCTGTAAGCTTAAAATATATCCTGTCATGTGGTTGTGTTCCGCTTATCATAAACCCAAAATACGACGATTTCTTCAGCCGGGGCCTTTTCCCCAAGAAAGATTACTTACCGATCTCTCCCGAAAACATATGTCCATCCATTAAAACCGCAGTCAAGTGGGGAATCGCACGCACATCCAGCCCAA GCAGAAGCAATAGGAAAATCAGTGCAGGATTTTATGGAGATCGATAG
- the LOC110873279 gene encoding peptidyl-prolyl cis-trans isomerase CYP20-1: MKLQSSVLLCSLLLIGTLALTEAKKSNKDLKEVTHKVYFDVEIAGKPAGRIVFGLFGKTVPKTAENFRALCTGEKGTGKSGKPLHYKGSAFHRIIPSFMIQGGDFTLGDGRGGESIYGEKFNDENFKIKHTAPGLLSMANAGKNTNGSQFFITTVTTSWLDGKHVVFGKVLSGMDVVYKMEAEGTQSGTPKTKVTIVDSGELPL; this comes from the exons ATGAAGCTGCAATCGTCCGTACTCCTCTGCTCTCTGCTTCTCATCGGAACCCTAGCTCTCACCGAG GCTAAGAAATCAAACAAGGATTTGAAGGAAGTGACTCACAAGGTGTATTTCGATGTTGAGATTGCTGGAAAACCTGCTG GAAGAATTGTTTTCGGTCTCTTTGGAAAGACGGTTCCCAAAACAGCAG AAAACTTCCGAGCTTTGTGCACAG GGGAGAAAGGCACCGGAAAGAGCGGGAAACCGCTTCACTACAAGGGAAGCGCATTTCACAGGATTATTCCGAGCTTCATGATTCAAGGCGGTGATTTCACCCTTGGAGATGGTAGAGGCGGTGAATCGATCTACGGAGAAAAATTTAATGACGAAAACTTCAAGATCAAGCATACCGCACCAG GACTATTGTCAATGGCAAATGCTGGAAAAAACACCAATGGCTCACAGTTCTTCATCACAACAGTCACAACCAGCTG GTTGGATGGTAAACATGTTGTATTTGGGAAAGTGTTGTCTGGGATGGATGTTGTTTACAAGATGGAAGCTGAGGGGACACAAAGTGGAACACCAAAAACCAAAGTTACAATTGTTGATAGTGGTGAACTACCTCTATAA